Within the Sulfurihydrogenibium sp. genome, the region CAAAATTCCAAACCCAATTTTAATCGTTGTTGAAGAAGCCCATATTCTTGCAGGCGTTAAATCTGATACAGACTCTAAATATTGGATGACAAGAATAGCAAGAGAAGGTAGAAAGTTTGGACTTGGATTATGCGTTGTTACACAAAGACCAAAAGGTTTAGATAAAGAAATTTTATCTCAGATGAACAACATGATAATACTAAAACTTGTCGAACCAGAAGACCAAAAGCACGTTCAAAGCGCAAGTGAATCATTATCCTCTGAGCTTATGGAATACCTGCCATCCCTTAACCCAGGAGAAGCTATAATTCTTGGAAATATGACAAAAATTCCACTGCTGATCAAGATTGACAAAGCTAAAGGAAAAATACAAGGCAATGACATACCGGTTGTTGATAAATGGCTCAGCTCAGAAGAAAAATTAAGCAAATTAGAGGATTTAAAGGACTTTTAAAATGTTTAGAGATAGAGAAGAAGCGGGAAGATTACTTGGCGAGCTTTTAAAGAAATACGACTTTGATAAGGAAAATACTGTTATTTTAGCCATTCCAAGAGGAGGCGTTCCGGTTGCTTATGAAGTTTCTAAAAAGCTTAGGATACCATTTTCGTTGGTCATTACTAAGAAATTAGCTCCTCTTCGTGAGCCTGAAGCAGCATTTGGAGCAATTGCACCAGACGCAAGTCAAGTAATAGATGAAGTCTATATGAAATATATGGGAGTATCCTCTTCAGAGCTTGAAATTGTAAGAGAAAATGCAGTAAAAGAGATAAAAAACAGAATTATAAAATATCTAAACGAAAAAGAGTCAAGCTTAGAAGGTAAAGATGTTATTATAATTGATGATGGAATAGCTACAGGATATACAGCAATAGCTGCAGCGATGTACGTAAAAAATAAAGGTGCAAAAAATGTATACCTTGCTATTCCAGTATGTCCGACAGATAGCATTCCGAGAGTAAAGAAATATTTTGATGATGTATTTTGCTATGAAAAATCAGATTCTTCCTTTTTTGCAGTAGGTACGTTTTATGAAGATTTCCATCAAGTAAGCGACCAAGAGATGTTTTTTATCATTGAAGAAGCCAAAAAGAATGGATTATTTTATACTTAAATACTTTTGGTGAGAAATTAGTAATTTTTATACAATTTAAAAAGGAGATCCTTCGGACTTACGTCCTTAGGATGACAGAGAAAGGGAAAGCATGTTAACAATTACCTTATTTGTCATTCTGCAGCCGGCGAAGAATCTCATACTTTTATTGAATATCTTACCTGACGTTTAACAGGCATATGGATTATTTTATACTTAAAAACTTTTAAAGGAGGTGGAAAGATGAAAAAATTATCATTTCTAGTGGCAGCTGGGTTATTGCTTAGTTGTACAACAACGCAAACAGTTCAAGTACCACAAGAAAAAGAGCCAAAAATAAAAGAAATTGGTGAAGCAACATCTATGAAATTACTTAAAACATTAAAAGGTGAGCTTTTAAATGCAATGCAACAAGGTGGACCAGACCAAGCAGTAGAAGTTTGTTCTAAAAAAGCTATGACTTTGACAAAGCAAATAGAAAATGAGACAGGTTATAGCGTAAAAAGAACTACTTTTAAATACAGAAACCCGGCTAACAAACCGGATAAATAT harbors:
- a CDS encoding phosphoribosyltransferase family protein produces the protein MFRDREEAGRLLGELLKKYDFDKENTVILAIPRGGVPVAYEVSKKLRIPFSLVITKKLAPLREPEAAFGAIAPDASQVIDEVYMKYMGVSSSELEIVRENAVKEIKNRIIKYLNEKESSLEGKDVIIIDDGIATGYTAIAAAMYVKNKGAKNVYLAIPVCPTDSIPRVKKYFDDVFCYEKSDSSFFAVGTFYEDFHQVSDQEMFFIIEEAKKNGLFYT
- a CDS encoding DUF3365 domain-containing protein encodes the protein MKKLSFLVAAGLLLSCTTTQTVQVPQEKEPKIKEIGEATSMKLLKTLKGELLNAMQQGGPDQAVEVCSKKAMTLTKQIENETGYSVKRTTFKYRNPANKPDKYEEEALKYFEEAIKSGKMPAYYVQAIKEDNKIVYRYYKPLKVEGLCLTCHGDPSLMDPNLVKKIKTLYPTDMAMGYKDGDFRGVVRVSIPEDKLK